From the Theobroma cacao cultivar B97-61/B2 chromosome 2, Criollo_cocoa_genome_V2, whole genome shotgun sequence genome, one window contains:
- the LOC18607146 gene encoding uncharacterized protein LOC18607146 isoform X2 — MAGEKMMDNPEPVSAVLKSEVVAKLAEQDVPSGKVGMPSDLTSTMSSSTYPSSGVKGYNGSLVQSDDNSYFLANGSHTGMQSENGSLVYYMPGYNPYATGTLMGVDGQCVGQQPYFSSGYFQPPVSYGSEAMPCYIWDSTYAGEVLNGNVDGFGNVNYGSGSAFAKSNGFNSLKSNGLVGTKLPKSTHTQPIKALNKGPHLGSDLSAGSYGYHPAGKSPSFNNQKEGLFQHNGPMNYRLNGRGWNQNDRYKKSNRDFDFQNSAEVTRGPRAWNRVLDSSVKREDLGLTLCKDKYNPLDFQTEYDNAKFFVIKSYSEDDVHKSMKYDVWSSTPNGNRKLDAAFHEAEARESETGTKFPIFLLFSVNGSGQFVGLAEMIGKVDFNKDMDFWQLDKWNGFFPVKWHVIKDIPNKELSHIILENNENRSVTYSRDTQEIGLKQGLEMLNIFKRYSAKSSLLDDFGFYENREKTLNAKKNYKPVTLRNKEDDFTKQTKAGERKVEEDLRRTKKTSDATSLINLTKNLSLNGCTLKNSAVKNPIESSFPSFPTP, encoded by the exons ATGGCCGGTGAAAAGATGATGGACAATC CTGAACCTGTGAGTGCGGTTTTGAAGTCAGAAGTTGTTGCCAAATTGGCTGAGCAGGATGTG CCTTCTGGAAAAGTTGGAATGCCATCTGATTTGACTTCAACAATGTCTTCTTCAACATATCCTTCTTCTGGTGTGAAAG GATATAATGGGTCACTCGTTCAATCTGATGATAACAGTTATTTTCTTGCCAATGGTTCACATACG GGTATGCAATCAGAGAATGGTTCACTGGTCTATTATATGCCTGGCTATAACCCATACGCAACTGGGACTCTAATGGGTGTTGATGGACAATGCGTTGGCCAACAACCATATTTTTCATCAGGATATTTTCAGCCTCCTGTTTCCTATGGATCAGAAGCCATGCCTTGTTACATATGGGATTCAACATATGCTGGAGAGGTTTTAAATGGAAATGTTGACGGTTTTGGAAATGTAAACTATGGTTCGGGTTCTGCTTTTGCAAAGTCGAATGGTTTCAACTCTTTGAAATCAAATGGCCTCGTTGGtacaaaattaccaaaatctACTCATACACAGCCTATCAAAGCCCTAAACAAG GGGCCTCATTTGGGTTCTGATCTATCGGCAGGATCTTATGGATACCACCCAGCTGGAAAATCTCCATCATTTAACAACCAAAAGGAAGGTCTTTTCCAACATAATGGTCCTATGAACTACAGACTAAATGGGAGAGGATGGAATCAAAATGATAGATACAAGAAATCCAACAGAGATTTTGACTTTCAAAACTCAGCTGAAGTAACTCGTGGTCCAAGGGCCTGGAATAGGGTTTTGGACTCTTCTGTCAAGAGGGAAGACTTGGGGCTCACTTTATGTAAAGATAAATACAACCCACTAGATTTCCAAACTGAGTATGACAATGCAAAGTTCTTTGTCATTAAGTCTTACAGTGAGGATGATGTTCACAAATCCATGAAGTATGATGTGTGGTCGAGTACTCCAAATGGTAATAGGAAGCTAGATGCAGCATTCCATGAAGCAGAAGCTAGAGAAAGTGAGACTGGCACAAAATTTCCGATCTTCCTCTTGTTCTCG GTGAATGGAAGTGGACAGTTTGTTGGCTTAGCTGAGATGATTGGGAAGGTGGACTTTAATAAAGATATGGACTTCTGGCAACTGGACAAGTGGAATGGTTTCTTCCCTGTTAAGTGGCATGTTATAAAAGATATCCCTAACAAGGAGTTGTCCCACATCATCCTAGAAAACAATGAGAACAGATCTGTAACTTATAGCAGAGACACTCAAGAG ATTGGTCTCAAGCAAGGGTTAGAAATGCTGaacatttttaaaagataCTCAGCAAAATCATCATTGTTAGATGActttggattttatgaaaatcgAGAAAAGACTCTTAATGCAAAAAAGAATTACAAGCCCGTTACTCTACGAAACAAGGAAGATGATTTTACC AAGCAAACTAAAGCAGGAGAGAGGAAAGTGGAAGAAGACTTGAGGAGGACCAAGAAAACCAGTGATGCAACATCCCTCATCAATCTCACCAAAAATCTGTCCCTCAATGGCTGCACTCTAAAGAACAGTGCTGTAAAGAACCCAATAGAAAGTTCATTTCCTTCCTTCCCGACACCATAG
- the LOC18607146 gene encoding uncharacterized protein LOC18607146 isoform X1, which produces MAGEKMMDNPEPVSAVLKSEVVAKLAEQDVPSGKVGMPSDLTSTMSSSTYPSSGVKGESHQDLVGEPGVNQPTSFYNYYYPGYNGSLVQSDDNSYFLANGSHTGMQSENGSLVYYMPGYNPYATGTLMGVDGQCVGQQPYFSSGYFQPPVSYGSEAMPCYIWDSTYAGEVLNGNVDGFGNVNYGSGSAFAKSNGFNSLKSNGLVGTKLPKSTHTQPIKALNKGPHLGSDLSAGSYGYHPAGKSPSFNNQKEGLFQHNGPMNYRLNGRGWNQNDRYKKSNRDFDFQNSAEVTRGPRAWNRVLDSSVKREDLGLTLCKDKYNPLDFQTEYDNAKFFVIKSYSEDDVHKSMKYDVWSSTPNGNRKLDAAFHEAEARESETGTKFPIFLLFSVNGSGQFVGLAEMIGKVDFNKDMDFWQLDKWNGFFPVKWHVIKDIPNKELSHIILENNENRSVTYSRDTQEIGLKQGLEMLNIFKRYSAKSSLLDDFGFYENREKTLNAKKNYKPVTLRNKEDDFTKQTKAGERKVEEDLRRTKKTSDATSLINLTKNLSLNGCTLKNSAVKNPIESSFPSFPTP; this is translated from the exons ATGGCCGGTGAAAAGATGATGGACAATC CTGAACCTGTGAGTGCGGTTTTGAAGTCAGAAGTTGTTGCCAAATTGGCTGAGCAGGATGTG CCTTCTGGAAAAGTTGGAATGCCATCTGATTTGACTTCAACAATGTCTTCTTCAACATATCCTTCTTCTGGTGTGAAAGGTGAGAGTCATCAAGACTTGGTTGGAGAACCTGGTGTCAATCAACCTACTAGCTTTTACAATTATTACTACCCAG GATATAATGGGTCACTCGTTCAATCTGATGATAACAGTTATTTTCTTGCCAATGGTTCACATACG GGTATGCAATCAGAGAATGGTTCACTGGTCTATTATATGCCTGGCTATAACCCATACGCAACTGGGACTCTAATGGGTGTTGATGGACAATGCGTTGGCCAACAACCATATTTTTCATCAGGATATTTTCAGCCTCCTGTTTCCTATGGATCAGAAGCCATGCCTTGTTACATATGGGATTCAACATATGCTGGAGAGGTTTTAAATGGAAATGTTGACGGTTTTGGAAATGTAAACTATGGTTCGGGTTCTGCTTTTGCAAAGTCGAATGGTTTCAACTCTTTGAAATCAAATGGCCTCGTTGGtacaaaattaccaaaatctACTCATACACAGCCTATCAAAGCCCTAAACAAG GGGCCTCATTTGGGTTCTGATCTATCGGCAGGATCTTATGGATACCACCCAGCTGGAAAATCTCCATCATTTAACAACCAAAAGGAAGGTCTTTTCCAACATAATGGTCCTATGAACTACAGACTAAATGGGAGAGGATGGAATCAAAATGATAGATACAAGAAATCCAACAGAGATTTTGACTTTCAAAACTCAGCTGAAGTAACTCGTGGTCCAAGGGCCTGGAATAGGGTTTTGGACTCTTCTGTCAAGAGGGAAGACTTGGGGCTCACTTTATGTAAAGATAAATACAACCCACTAGATTTCCAAACTGAGTATGACAATGCAAAGTTCTTTGTCATTAAGTCTTACAGTGAGGATGATGTTCACAAATCCATGAAGTATGATGTGTGGTCGAGTACTCCAAATGGTAATAGGAAGCTAGATGCAGCATTCCATGAAGCAGAAGCTAGAGAAAGTGAGACTGGCACAAAATTTCCGATCTTCCTCTTGTTCTCG GTGAATGGAAGTGGACAGTTTGTTGGCTTAGCTGAGATGATTGGGAAGGTGGACTTTAATAAAGATATGGACTTCTGGCAACTGGACAAGTGGAATGGTTTCTTCCCTGTTAAGTGGCATGTTATAAAAGATATCCCTAACAAGGAGTTGTCCCACATCATCCTAGAAAACAATGAGAACAGATCTGTAACTTATAGCAGAGACACTCAAGAG ATTGGTCTCAAGCAAGGGTTAGAAATGCTGaacatttttaaaagataCTCAGCAAAATCATCATTGTTAGATGActttggattttatgaaaatcgAGAAAAGACTCTTAATGCAAAAAAGAATTACAAGCCCGTTACTCTACGAAACAAGGAAGATGATTTTACC AAGCAAACTAAAGCAGGAGAGAGGAAAGTGGAAGAAGACTTGAGGAGGACCAAGAAAACCAGTGATGCAACATCCCTCATCAATCTCACCAAAAATCTGTCCCTCAATGGCTGCACTCTAAAGAACAGTGCTGTAAAGAACCCAATAGAAAGTTCATTTCCTTCCTTCCCGACACCATAG
- the LOC18607147 gene encoding tRNA pseudouridine synthase A isoform X3, with protein MSENPKHSLSTTPESSRPSKIPKTQDHSDQEKEEEDKQQQESSMSKNPRIQRYLVAIEYIGTRFSGSQQQPNFRTVVGVLEEAFLKFIGQPVSIFCSSRTDAGVHALSNVCHVDVERISKRKPGEVLPPHEPSVVRRAVNHFLQKSEGDITVIDVRCVPNDFHARYKAQERTYFYRLLSGSEPLSTFEKERAWHVPEKLDLYAMQEACKVLVGHHDFSSFRAAGCQAKSPIRTLDELHVSEAPPTPYFPSISEKKQNNSSTEDSHACSREPEIDLPIDSFSNSDDEVGSNGITDLGFGIRRRHHCYVVTARARSFLYHQVRLLVGVLKCVGTGELTTSDGGHASK; from the exons ATGTCTGAAAATCCCAAGCACTCTCTGAGCACAACACCTGAATCATCCAGACCTTCGAAAATACCGAAAACCCAAGATCACAGCgaccaagaaaaagaagaagaagataaacaACAACAAGAATCAAGCATGAGCAAGAACCCTAGAATCCAACGCTATTTAGTAGCTATTGAGTACATTGGGACTCGCTTCTCTGGCTCGCAGCAGCAGCCCAATTTCCGCACAGTTGTTGGTGTATTAGAG GAGgcttttcttaaatttattgGACAGCCAGTTTCAATTTTCTGCTCTAGTAGGACT GATGCTGGCGTACATGCCTTATCAAATGTTTGCCATGTCGACGTGGAACGCATAAGCAAAAGGAAGCCTGGTGAAGTG TTACCACCTCATGAACCATCTGTTGTTAGAAGAGCTGTGAACCATTTCTTACAG AAGAGTGAAGGTGATATTACGGTGATTGACGTTCGATGTGTTCCAAATGATTTTCATGCCAGATATAAAGCTCAGGAGCGCAC GTACTTCTATCGCTTGCTATCTGGCTCAGAACCTTTGTCTACCTTTGAAAAAGAGCGGGCATGGCATGTGCCGGAGAAACTAGATCTATATGCAATGCAG GAAGCATGCAAAGTTCTTGTTGGTCATCATGATTTTAGTTCCTTCAGGGCAGCAGGTTGCCAG GCAAAATCACCAATCAGAACTTTAGATGAACTCCATGTTTCTGAGGCACCTCCaactccttattttccatcaATCTCAGAGAAGAAACAGAATAATTCAAGCACGGAAGATTCTCATGCATGCTCCAGGGAGCCTGAGATTGACCTGCCCATTGATTCATTCTCCAATAGTGATGATGAGGTAGGCTCAAATGGTATAACTGATCTAGGATTTGGCATAAGGAGAAGACATCACTGCTATGTGGTAACAGCACGTGCACGCTCTTTTCTTTACCACCAG GTCAGACTACTTGTTGGTGTTCTCAAATGCGTTGGCACAGGAGAATTGACAACTTCTGATG GTGGTCATgcatcaaaatga
- the LOC18607147 gene encoding tRNA pseudouridine synthase A isoform X2 — protein MSENPKHSLSTTPESSRPSKIPKTQDHSDQEKEEEDKQQQESSMSKNPRIQRYLVAIEYIGTRFSGSQQQPNFRTVVGVLEEAFLKFIGQPVSIFCSSRTDAGVHALSNVCHVDVERISKRKPGEVLPPHEPSVVRRAVNHFLQSEGDITVIDVRCVPNDFHARYKAQERTYFYRLLSGSEPLSTFEKERAWHVPEKLDLYAMQEACKVLVGHHDFSSFRAAGCQAKSPIRTLDELHVSEAPPTPYFPSISEKKQNNSSTEDSHACSREPEIDLPIDSFSNSDDEVGSNGITDLGFGIRRRHHCYVVTARARSFLYHQVRLLVGVLKCVGTGELTTSDVERILNAKTVTAASPMAPAYGLYLGCVKYDLPRDA, from the exons ATGTCTGAAAATCCCAAGCACTCTCTGAGCACAACACCTGAATCATCCAGACCTTCGAAAATACCGAAAACCCAAGATCACAGCgaccaagaaaaagaagaagaagataaacaACAACAAGAATCAAGCATGAGCAAGAACCCTAGAATCCAACGCTATTTAGTAGCTATTGAGTACATTGGGACTCGCTTCTCTGGCTCGCAGCAGCAGCCCAATTTCCGCACAGTTGTTGGTGTATTAGAG GAGgcttttcttaaatttattgGACAGCCAGTTTCAATTTTCTGCTCTAGTAGGACT GATGCTGGCGTACATGCCTTATCAAATGTTTGCCATGTCGACGTGGAACGCATAAGCAAAAGGAAGCCTGGTGAAGTG TTACCACCTCATGAACCATCTGTTGTTAGAAGAGCTGTGAACCATTTCTTACAG AGTGAAGGTGATATTACGGTGATTGACGTTCGATGTGTTCCAAATGATTTTCATGCCAGATATAAAGCTCAGGAGCGCAC GTACTTCTATCGCTTGCTATCTGGCTCAGAACCTTTGTCTACCTTTGAAAAAGAGCGGGCATGGCATGTGCCGGAGAAACTAGATCTATATGCAATGCAG GAAGCATGCAAAGTTCTTGTTGGTCATCATGATTTTAGTTCCTTCAGGGCAGCAGGTTGCCAG GCAAAATCACCAATCAGAACTTTAGATGAACTCCATGTTTCTGAGGCACCTCCaactccttattttccatcaATCTCAGAGAAGAAACAGAATAATTCAAGCACGGAAGATTCTCATGCATGCTCCAGGGAGCCTGAGATTGACCTGCCCATTGATTCATTCTCCAATAGTGATGATGAGGTAGGCTCAAATGGTATAACTGATCTAGGATTTGGCATAAGGAGAAGACATCACTGCTATGTGGTAACAGCACGTGCACGCTCTTTTCTTTACCACCAG GTCAGACTACTTGTTGGTGTTCTCAAATGCGTTGGCACAGGAGAATTGACAACTTCTGATG tggaaagaattttgaatGCAAAAACAGTGACTGCTGCAAGTCCTATGGCCCCTGCATATGGCTTGTACCTTGGATGCGTGAAATATGATCTGCCACGAGATGCTTAA
- the LOC18607147 gene encoding tRNA pseudouridine synthase A isoform X1 — MSENPKHSLSTTPESSRPSKIPKTQDHSDQEKEEEDKQQQESSMSKNPRIQRYLVAIEYIGTRFSGSQQQPNFRTVVGVLEEAFLKFIGQPVSIFCSSRTDAGVHALSNVCHVDVERISKRKPGEVLPPHEPSVVRRAVNHFLQKSEGDITVIDVRCVPNDFHARYKAQERTYFYRLLSGSEPLSTFEKERAWHVPEKLDLYAMQEACKVLVGHHDFSSFRAAGCQAKSPIRTLDELHVSEAPPTPYFPSISEKKQNNSSTEDSHACSREPEIDLPIDSFSNSDDEVGSNGITDLGFGIRRRHHCYVVTARARSFLYHQVRLLVGVLKCVGTGELTTSDVERILNAKTVTAASPMAPAYGLYLGCVKYDLPRDA, encoded by the exons ATGTCTGAAAATCCCAAGCACTCTCTGAGCACAACACCTGAATCATCCAGACCTTCGAAAATACCGAAAACCCAAGATCACAGCgaccaagaaaaagaagaagaagataaacaACAACAAGAATCAAGCATGAGCAAGAACCCTAGAATCCAACGCTATTTAGTAGCTATTGAGTACATTGGGACTCGCTTCTCTGGCTCGCAGCAGCAGCCCAATTTCCGCACAGTTGTTGGTGTATTAGAG GAGgcttttcttaaatttattgGACAGCCAGTTTCAATTTTCTGCTCTAGTAGGACT GATGCTGGCGTACATGCCTTATCAAATGTTTGCCATGTCGACGTGGAACGCATAAGCAAAAGGAAGCCTGGTGAAGTG TTACCACCTCATGAACCATCTGTTGTTAGAAGAGCTGTGAACCATTTCTTACAG AAGAGTGAAGGTGATATTACGGTGATTGACGTTCGATGTGTTCCAAATGATTTTCATGCCAGATATAAAGCTCAGGAGCGCAC GTACTTCTATCGCTTGCTATCTGGCTCAGAACCTTTGTCTACCTTTGAAAAAGAGCGGGCATGGCATGTGCCGGAGAAACTAGATCTATATGCAATGCAG GAAGCATGCAAAGTTCTTGTTGGTCATCATGATTTTAGTTCCTTCAGGGCAGCAGGTTGCCAG GCAAAATCACCAATCAGAACTTTAGATGAACTCCATGTTTCTGAGGCACCTCCaactccttattttccatcaATCTCAGAGAAGAAACAGAATAATTCAAGCACGGAAGATTCTCATGCATGCTCCAGGGAGCCTGAGATTGACCTGCCCATTGATTCATTCTCCAATAGTGATGATGAGGTAGGCTCAAATGGTATAACTGATCTAGGATTTGGCATAAGGAGAAGACATCACTGCTATGTGGTAACAGCACGTGCACGCTCTTTTCTTTACCACCAG GTCAGACTACTTGTTGGTGTTCTCAAATGCGTTGGCACAGGAGAATTGACAACTTCTGATG tggaaagaattttgaatGCAAAAACAGTGACTGCTGCAAGTCCTATGGCCCCTGCATATGGCTTGTACCTTGGATGCGTGAAATATGATCTGCCACGAGATGCTTAA
- the LOC18607149 gene encoding SWR1 complex bromodomain subunit bdf1: protein MKRKRGHKKGNKAKANAAAAVNEAAVNVVSVNSEENSVNDEYESGMEVDTPSSTGTDQALHVASINPDGSIDKAIGKPVGRVKVKLKTSSKALESDVPSHSDTDKSSPQVGLERPGVVNEKMEDSANSSAEVKMGVSSGASRKAGSIKIKPSRVLGSSNVDKSGNTVAGERQSSFQKEVKMPCQGSRYNKLELDSALTVIKKVMKMEAAAPFNEPVNPEALGIPDYFDIIDTPMDFGTICNNLENGDKYMNSEDVFKDVQYVWDNCCKYNNKGDAILDLMRRVKKNFMKYWTAAGLYSEQSRRTNAAEGGEVEDAALSSQGKMQIKAGQSKMKNKKHGRRHKSDCLCAICVLKRRKREREANERMAKGQIGVQELQQEESSPVDSPYAEDSSLNMDELMDQDADAEVEGEGEKVKVEVSEQQYIHMEERHEEEDDEEEEEEEDEEENEIKTMNKGEGETKEQSQFADRLSEEHSRKSQPEAVDKSDAVAPTQKVSTLAQNEEESRAVQQQRHKESQERQQRAKMLESFCIENPILLNLCGILFPNNQKSVWSGPHSLVKNQVSRTSPIHAAIETFMK from the exons ATGAAGCGAAAAAGAGGGCATAAGAAAGGGAACAAAGCTAAAGCCAATGCTGCTGCGGCGGTGAATGAAGCAGCTGTGAATGTTGTGAGTGTAAATAGTGAAGAGAATTCTGTTAATGATGAATATGAGTCGGGAATGGAAGTTGATACTCCTTCATCCACCGGAACCGATCAGGCATTGCATGTTGCTAGCATAAATCCTGATGGCTCCATTGATAAGGCTATAGGAAAGCCAGTTGGTCGTGTTAAGGTGAAGCTCAAGACATCATCTAAAGCATTGGAATCTGATGTGCCATCACACAGTGATACTGACAAGAGCAGTCCTCAAGTAGGGCTTGAGAGACCAGGTGTGGTTAAtgagaaaatggaagataGTGCTAATTCATCAGCCGAGGTGAAAATGGGTGTTTCTAGTGGTGCGTCGAGGAAAGCCGGAAGCATAAAGATTAAGCCTTCGAGGGTTTTGGGTAGTTCAAATGTTGATAAGAGTGGTAATACTGTAGCAGGAGAACGCCAAAGTTCTTTCCAGAAAGAAGTAAAGATGCCTTGTCAGGGTTCTCGGTATAATAAGCTGGAACTTGATTCTGCTTTGACG GTCATTAAGAAAGTGATGAAAATGGAAGCAGCTGCTCCTTTCAATGAGCCTGTGAACCCTGAAGCTCTAGGGATACCT GACTATTTTGATATCATAGACACACCAATGGATTTTGGAACAATATGCAACAATCTTGAAAACGGTGATAAGTACATGAATTCAGAGGATGTGTTTAAGGATGTACAGTATGTTTGGGATAATTGTTGCAAGTACAACAACAAAGGTGATGCTATCTTGGACCTAATGAGGCGGGTTAAGAAGAATTTCATGAAGTATTGGACAGCAGCTGGATTATACAGTGAACAGTCGAGGAGAACAAATG CTGCCGAAGGTGGTGAAGTTGAGGATGCTGCACTGTCCAGCCAGGGGAAAATGCAGATAAAAGCTGGTcaatcaaaaatgaaaaataaaaaacacgG AAGGCGCCATAAAAGCGATTGTTTATGTGCTATATGTGTTTTGAAGCGACGCAAGAGAGAGCGTGAGGCAAATGAACGAATGGCTAAAGGTCAGATTGGAGTTCAGGAGCTCCAACAAGAG GAGTCTTCACCTGTTGATAGTCCTTATGCTGAGGATTCATCATTAAATATGGATGAATTGATGGACCAAGATGCAGATGCTGAGGTGGAAGGTGAAGGAGAGAAGGTGAAAGTGGAGGTGTCTGAGCAGCAGTACATCCATATGGAGGAGAGGCACGAGGAGGAGGATGACgaggaagaagaggaagaggagGATGAGGAAGAAAATGAGATAAAGACTATGAACAAAGGTGAAGGCGAAACAAAAGAGCAATCACAGTTTGCAGATAGATTGTCAGAGGAGCATAGTAGAAAATCTCAGCCTGAAGCAGTGGATAAGTCTGATGCAGTAGCCCCAACTCAGAAAGTATCTACTCTAGCACAAAATGAGGAAGAAAGTAGAGCAGTTCAGCAACAGAGACACAAG GAGTCACAAGAAAGACAACAAAGAGCTAAAATGTTGGAGAGCTTCTGCATTGAAAATCCCATTCTCCTCAACTTATGTGGAATTCTATTTCCTAACAATCAGAAGTCTGTTTGGAGTGGCCCTCATTCCTTGGTGAAGAATCAGGTTTCCCGAACTAGTCCAATTCATGCAGCTATTGAGACTTTCATGAAGTAG